One window from the genome of Cryptomeria japonica chromosome 6, Sugi_1.0, whole genome shotgun sequence encodes:
- the LOC131077618 gene encoding nuclear poly(A) polymerase 4 isoform X1 codes for MGSSEEMGEEGNCPPAEDAKKYGVTKPISMSGPSDSDLQRNLDLEKVLESAGLYESEQQSTLRVEVLGQIEQIVNLWVKQVARDKGCTEQMVEESNAKVFTFGSYRLGVHGPGADIDTLCVGPEYANREEDFFIILHDVLAGMPEVTQLNRVPDAHVPVMKFKFRGISIDLLYASIALHIIPSDFDISQESVLYNLDEQSVRILNGCRVTDQILRLVPNVKNFRTTLRCIKFWAKQRGVYSNVTGFLGGVNWALLVARVCQLYPNAIPSMLVSRFFRVYTQWRWPNPVMLCSIEEEELGFPVWDPRKNPRDRTHHMPIITPAYPCMNSSYNVSTSTLRVMTEQFQKGNKICEDIEMNRAQWKTLFEPYQFFDAYKNYLQVDILAVDEDDLRNWKGWVESRLRLLTLMIERDTLGMLQCHPYPCEYVDPSKSCYHCAFFMGLQRKQGVPIQEGQQFDIRLTVDEFKQSVGMYIFWKPGMDIYVSHVRRKQIPSYVFPGGVRRSRCGRVPNQTGRTSPGVRECSPKTPNGNCEDETVEEGNGNSAEKANKRKYECVVDVDKAEKRAAVSPNDTNCISSLVSDVVNKSELLTQACSGKETDILNSDIGAETVLKHVEVIEKPSDGCVVTGDQLQLKSYDQKETSEEMGSGTEHPNSCVSRPGKYQNALDELEPSVNLGVVSTTQNGLNPETVQKPVLRVSLASTA; via the exons GTTTTAGAGAGTGCTGGATTATATGAGAGTGAACAGCAGTCTACATTGAGGGTGGAAGTTCTTGGCCAAATAGAGCAG ATAGTAAATTTATGGGTCAAACAAGTCGCGCGGGATAAAGGTTGTACTGAGCAaatggtagaagaatcaaatgctaaGGTGTTCACATTTGGTTCATATCGCTTGGGG GTGCATGGCCCAGGTGCTGATATTGACACATTGTGTGTTGGTCCTGAATATGCAAATCGAGAG GAGGATTTTTTTATTATTCTTCATGATGTTTTAGCTGGTATGCCTGAAGTGACACAGTTGAATCGTGTTCCAGATGCACATGTACCTGTAATGAAATTTAAGTTCAGGGGGATTTCAATTGATTTGCTTTATGCCAGCATTGCTCTCCATATTATCCCTAGT GACTTTGATATATCACAGGAGTCAGTACTGTACAATTTGGATGAACAGAGTGTTCGAATTTTGAATGGTTGTAGGGTCACTGATCAGATACTTCGTCTTGTTCCAAATGTTAAG AATTTCCGTACTACACTTAGGTGCATCAAGTTCTGGGCAAAGCAACGAGGTGTATACTCAAAT GTCACAGGATTTTTAGGTGGTGTAAATTGGGCATTGCTGGTAGCTCGTGTCTGTCAGCTTTATCCCAATGCTATTCCAAGCATGTTGGTGTCTCGTTTCTTTCGTGTTTATACCCAGTGGCGCTGGCCAAATCCAGTAATGCTTTGttcaatagaagaagaggaattggGATTTCCAGTCTGGGATCCTCGGAAGAATCCTCGGGACCGAACTCATCATATGCCTATCATAACACCAGCTTATCCATGCATGAACTCAAGTTACAATGTATCAACAAGTACACTTCGTGTAATGACAGAGCAGTTTCAGAAGGGCAATAAAATATGTGAG GATATTGAAATGAATAGAGCTCAGTGGAAAACCCTTTTTGAGCCTTACCAGTTCTTTGACGCGTACAAAAACTATCTACAAGTTGACATTCTTGCTGTTGATGAAGATGATTTACGTAATTGGAAGGGCTGGGTTGAATCCCGATTAAGGCTACTTACTCTGATG ATTGAGCGAGATACTCTTGGGATGCTGCAATGCCATCCCTATCCTTGTGAATACGTTGACCCATCTAAGTCATGCTACCACTGTGCATTTTTTATGGGTTTACAACGGAAACAGGGAGTGCCCATACAGGAAGGTCAGCAGTTTGATATACGGCTTACTGTGGATGAGTTTAAGCAGTCAGTTGGTATGTATATATTCTGGAAACCAGGAATGGATATTTATGTCTCACATGTACGTCGTAAACAAATTCCATCATATGTTTTCCCTGGGGGAGTTCGTCGGTCACGCTGTGGAAGAGTTCCAAATCAAACTGGTAGGACATCTCCAGGGGTTAGAGAATGTTCACCAAAGACTCCTAATGGGAACTGTGAGGATGAAACAGTTGAAGAAGGCAATGGTAATTCTGCTGAGAAGGCAAACAAGAGGAAATATGAGTGCGTGGTAGATGTGGACAAGGCAGAAAAACGAGCTGCTGTGAGCCCAAATGATACTAATTGCATAAGTTCTTTGGTCTCTGATGTTGTAAACAAGTCCGAGCTGTTAACTCAGGCTTGTTCTGGCAAAGAGACTGATATTCTGAACTCAGATATTGGAGCTGAAACTGTTTTGAAACATGTGGAAGTTATAGAGAAGCCGAGTGACGGTTGTGTTGTGACTGGTGATCAACTGCAGCTCAAAAGTTATGATCAGAAAGAAACGTCAGAAGAGATGGGTTCTGGCACAGAACACCCAAACAGTTGTGTGTCAAGACctggaaaatatcaaaatgctcTGGACGAGTTAGAG CCCTCAGTAAATCTTGGTGTGGTTTCTACAACTCAAAATGGACTAAATCCAGAAACTGTGCAGAAGCCAGTTTTAAG AGTAAGTCTTGCATCGACAGCATGA
- the LOC131077618 gene encoding nuclear poly(A) polymerase 4 isoform X2, with translation MGSSEEMGEEGNCPPAEDAKKYGVTKPISMSGPSDSDLQRNLDLEKVLESAGLYESEQQSTLRVEVLGQIEQIVNLWVKQVARDKGCTEQMVEESNAKVFTFGSYRLGVHGPGADIDTLCVGPEYANREEDFFIILHDVLAGMPEVTQLNRVPDAHVPVMKFKFRGISIDLLYASIALHIIPSDFDISQESVLYNLDEQSVRILNGCRVTDQILRLVPNVKNFRTTLRCIKFWAKQRGVYSNVTGFLGGVNWALLVARVCQLYPNAIPSMLVSRFFRVYTQWRWPNPVMLCSIEEEELGFPVWDPRKNPRDRTHHMPIITPAYPCMNSSYNVSTSTLRVMTEQFQKGNKICEDIEMNRAQWKTLFEPYQFFDAYKNYLQVDILAVDEDDLRNWKGWVESRLRLLTLMIERDTLGMLQCHPYPCEYVDPSKSCYHCAFFMGLQRKQGVPIQEGQQFDIRLTVDEFKQSVGMYIFWKPGMDIYVSHVRRKQIPSYVFPGGVRRSRCGRVPNQTGRTSPGVRECSPKTPNGNCEDETVEEGNGNSAEKANKRKYECVVDVDKAEKRAAVSPNDTNCISSLVSDVVNKSELLTQACSGKETDILNSDIGAETVLKHVEVIEKPSDGCVVTGDQLQLKSYDQKETSEEMGSGTEHPNSCVSRPGKYQNALDELE, from the exons GTTTTAGAGAGTGCTGGATTATATGAGAGTGAACAGCAGTCTACATTGAGGGTGGAAGTTCTTGGCCAAATAGAGCAG ATAGTAAATTTATGGGTCAAACAAGTCGCGCGGGATAAAGGTTGTACTGAGCAaatggtagaagaatcaaatgctaaGGTGTTCACATTTGGTTCATATCGCTTGGGG GTGCATGGCCCAGGTGCTGATATTGACACATTGTGTGTTGGTCCTGAATATGCAAATCGAGAG GAGGATTTTTTTATTATTCTTCATGATGTTTTAGCTGGTATGCCTGAAGTGACACAGTTGAATCGTGTTCCAGATGCACATGTACCTGTAATGAAATTTAAGTTCAGGGGGATTTCAATTGATTTGCTTTATGCCAGCATTGCTCTCCATATTATCCCTAGT GACTTTGATATATCACAGGAGTCAGTACTGTACAATTTGGATGAACAGAGTGTTCGAATTTTGAATGGTTGTAGGGTCACTGATCAGATACTTCGTCTTGTTCCAAATGTTAAG AATTTCCGTACTACACTTAGGTGCATCAAGTTCTGGGCAAAGCAACGAGGTGTATACTCAAAT GTCACAGGATTTTTAGGTGGTGTAAATTGGGCATTGCTGGTAGCTCGTGTCTGTCAGCTTTATCCCAATGCTATTCCAAGCATGTTGGTGTCTCGTTTCTTTCGTGTTTATACCCAGTGGCGCTGGCCAAATCCAGTAATGCTTTGttcaatagaagaagaggaattggGATTTCCAGTCTGGGATCCTCGGAAGAATCCTCGGGACCGAACTCATCATATGCCTATCATAACACCAGCTTATCCATGCATGAACTCAAGTTACAATGTATCAACAAGTACACTTCGTGTAATGACAGAGCAGTTTCAGAAGGGCAATAAAATATGTGAG GATATTGAAATGAATAGAGCTCAGTGGAAAACCCTTTTTGAGCCTTACCAGTTCTTTGACGCGTACAAAAACTATCTACAAGTTGACATTCTTGCTGTTGATGAAGATGATTTACGTAATTGGAAGGGCTGGGTTGAATCCCGATTAAGGCTACTTACTCTGATG ATTGAGCGAGATACTCTTGGGATGCTGCAATGCCATCCCTATCCTTGTGAATACGTTGACCCATCTAAGTCATGCTACCACTGTGCATTTTTTATGGGTTTACAACGGAAACAGGGAGTGCCCATACAGGAAGGTCAGCAGTTTGATATACGGCTTACTGTGGATGAGTTTAAGCAGTCAGTTGGTATGTATATATTCTGGAAACCAGGAATGGATATTTATGTCTCACATGTACGTCGTAAACAAATTCCATCATATGTTTTCCCTGGGGGAGTTCGTCGGTCACGCTGTGGAAGAGTTCCAAATCAAACTGGTAGGACATCTCCAGGGGTTAGAGAATGTTCACCAAAGACTCCTAATGGGAACTGTGAGGATGAAACAGTTGAAGAAGGCAATGGTAATTCTGCTGAGAAGGCAAACAAGAGGAAATATGAGTGCGTGGTAGATGTGGACAAGGCAGAAAAACGAGCTGCTGTGAGCCCAAATGATACTAATTGCATAAGTTCTTTGGTCTCTGATGTTGTAAACAAGTCCGAGCTGTTAACTCAGGCTTGTTCTGGCAAAGAGACTGATATTCTGAACTCAGATATTGGAGCTGAAACTGTTTTGAAACATGTGGAAGTTATAGAGAAGCCGAGTGACGGTTGTGTTGTGACTGGTGATCAACTGCAGCTCAAAAGTTATGATCAGAAAGAAACGTCAGAAGAGATGGGTTCTGGCACAGAACACCCAAACAGTTGTGTGTCAAGACctggaaaatatcaaaatgctcTGGACGAGTTAGAG TAA